In Panthera tigris isolate Pti1 chromosome B1, P.tigris_Pti1_mat1.1, whole genome shotgun sequence, the sequence gctccccctctccctgcctcttcagcCCCTCTCAGCCTGTGGCCCTTTCATGTCCTGgtcccccttcctgcctctggccTCCAGGTGCACTTGGCCCCCTGCTGTAGTCTTACCGCCACTCTTGGGCTGCAGATAGTTAACCTCTTGTTTCAACATGGCCCTGGCCCAAGCTGAGTTGGGGAGTCTGGGCTGGCACTGCCCCACCCATAAGGGGGTTGACAAGAGCACCCAGGCTCTTGCCCCTTGTCCCTGATAAACATCAGGGATAATGGCTGGGTAGGGGGCAGAAATGCCGGCAGGAGGATGATGCCTGCTGCTCAGGAAACCCTGGGGGCCAGAGCCTGGTTGCTAGGCAGAAGGTCTTGAGCCTGGGGCAGAATGAGGTAGCTTTCTCTACTAGGGTGGTTAgatgcagggaggggagggtgggggagggaggatggggcaCTGGGGAGGTGTGGGCTGAGAAGAGGAATTAGGTCAGGGATGTGGGTGGGTGGGCATGAGGGGAGGGGGCATCTACTGTAGAGCTTCCTCCTGGCTTCAAAAGCATTTCCacacttcccttcctctctccccctcaccccaggtCCTGGGAGAATTCTCCCCggtattccccctcccccatgccccccGGTCCAGGCTTTGCCacaagggtggggggcagagtggggggaggCCAGCCTCAGCTGTCTGAAGGATGGAGGGGCTGGGGAAGTAGGGCTAGGTGCCCAGACGGCCGCGTGTGTGGGAGGGGATGTCCTCAGATGCCCTCCACCCGGCAGTCCCCGCTCTGACGTGggtgccccccccctccccgcccggatTAGTGGCAGCTTGGCCTGACTCTCCGGggctccttcccccgcccccgcctgctGCCCTCCCCTGGGCAGGGGGCTGTTCCACCCGAGGGGCACTGTGCTTGCCCAGGTAAGGGGCTCTGGGGACAGCGTGAGGGCAGCTGGCTCGTGAGTGCTGCTGTGCTTGTCAGCATGAATGTGTGtatcagagtgtgtgtgtgtatgtgtgtgtgtgctcttgaGGGCTCTATGTGAGCCTGGGGTGGGCCAGTACGCATCTGGGGGTGCTGGTCAGCTTGCCTTTATCCACGAATTCAGCATTGTGTCCCTGCGTGTGTGGCTTTCCTTCTGTGTTTGTGTCTTTTGTGTGTCTCCTTAGATCTGCTCCGTCCTCAGGCACAGAATAGCCGGCTATAAGGGCTCTGTGGGCCGGTGGCATGGGCTGTGAAGCAAGATGGGGAGCTGGGTGAGGGTGGAAAGGGCCTTCTCCCCGCACCTCCCTATAACCCCCTCGGCATTTCAGGAACCTATTCTGAGAGTCCTGTTCTAGTCCAGAGACTGTGACCTAACAAGGCAGACAAGGCAactgggggtgaggtggggggagttGTCTGTCATACTCCCCTGGGATAGTCCCCATCTCCTTTGGGATGACAGTGACAGGCCCTCAGCACCCAGGACAACCCAGAGTCCCACCCTGCCCTTCCCAGCCTCTTCTAGGCCCTAAGCTGAAGGGCCCAGACTTCTCCCCCCTAGACTCTCTGACAAGCTTTGGCTGCCAGAGGACACAGATGGGGGACCACAGGCACACCCCAGCCCCCCATCTGCATCGTGGAGCCAGCCTGGGGGAGGGTCTGGGGCTTGGGATCTTGGCATTGCAGTCTGCATTAGACCCTCCATGATCATATTCCTGGGCACACTCAGGTCCAGGCCACCCCtcaggggagctgggggaggaagggagtgtTAATAACTTAGTCATGTAAACAACCCCTACCAGCCTGCCCTGCCACAGAAGCGGCCtctggggggaggtggaggggctgaGTGAATCTATGCCAACATGACCCAAGTCCTGCCCAGTGCCTCTTCAGGACTCCTCTTCTTAggccccctcctcttctccccatctGGGAAAAGGATTCCTGCCTTTGTCTCTTGGGAGGAAGGCTTGCTCCCAGCTCTTCATGGCTCCCCTCTCCAGGGATGTTAGTGTGACTTCGAACCAGGCTAGAGGCATCTGAGAGCTCATCCCTTggttgggatgggggtgggtggggtggtgcTGCCTCTGTCCTAGGCCGGGTGAAGGCAGGCCAAGGACGGCTTCCATAGGGTGGCAGGGGAGCTGTGGGGTGAGAGGTGGGGGGGCCTGAGGGGAAGGGAAGCGCCCGTTGGGCGTGTGGGTTTCTATGTGTGTCTGAatctgtctgtgtgtgtttgaatcTGTCTGTTTGTGTCTGTGCTCTGGAACCACCCCCGCAGAGGAGCCGGGATGCTTCCTCGGGTGGAGGGTGCCCTGCTTTcccatttcctctcctcctctctgctccctcccaggAGCCACTCCCATGGGCTGCTCTCCAGTGCTGGGCCTGGAAGCACTAGGAACTGGGATAGGGCAGACCCCCGAACACCAGGCTGGAGCAGGTGTTGGGGCTCATGTggtcccacctcctctctggacACTTGGTGAAACCTAGGCCCATAGAGCAGGGACAGACCAGAGCCTAGGTCTCCCGGAACTGCTAAGGCAGGACATGGGGCCTGCTACTGGGACTTGGAAGGGGGCTTTAGTCAAGAATGGTGAAGAGCAGCTTGGCCAGGTGAGGATGAGGTAGGGCAGACCTGGGCCGCGGGGGGTGTACCCATGTGCCAGAGCTGAAGGACCACAAGCAAGTGGTCCAGCAGGCACAGGGTCGGCTGGCGTGGGTCAGGAGCCCATCACTGACCCGTGAGAACCCGACTGCCCCTGCCAGCTCTGGCACTGCCCCCTCCCAGCCGCCCCGCCCTAGCACCCCGGGGGGCACCCCGCCCCACCATGGCCTGGTCCGGCCCCTCCCGCCCTTTGCTCCAGTTCCCGGGCTTGGCACCTATAGTGGGGGTGCTGCCCGCCTGCCAGGCTCCGGGGCCGGGCCCACGGGAGGGTGGGGCGGCTGGGAAGCTGGCACGCTGCCCCGGGGGAGCCTCTCTCGGCAGGCGCCCGGGTGccgcgggggggaggggggaacaaagGGCTCATTCTCCCCGTGCGCAGCCGGTGGCATCGCCGGGGCGTTGGCGGAAGCCCCCAGGGCCCGGGAGGGGGCAGGCCCAGGCGGGGCCGCCGAATCACGGGCTCCTGTTTCCCGCAGGGTGCTGGAGGAGGAAACCGGCGGAGCAGCTTCCCCACTCTCAGTTGCGCGTCTGGCGATGGCGATGAGAGGTCTTGCTGCGCTGTCCGCCGCGCTCTCCCTCCATTAGCCGCGCTGCGCCGTGCTGCGCCCTCTCTGGTGCCTCTCTCCTGGGACCCGGGATCGGGCCCCCCTTCCAGGCACgaccccctcccccggcccttCGGCCTTTCCCCTGACTCGGCCGTTTCCGACCCGGGGCGCACGTTCCCCCCGGCCCGGCTCCCACTCTCCCTCCGGGGGCACCCGCTCCCTAGCCCCGGCCCGGCCCTCCCCGCGGCGCAGCACGGAGTCTCGGCGTCCCATGGCGCAACCCACGGCCTCGGCCCAGAAGCTGGTGCGGCCAATCCGCGCCGTGTGCCGCATCCTGCAAATCCCGGAATCCGACCCCTCTAACCTGCGGCCCTAGagcgcccccgccgccccggggGAAAGAGAACGCGAGCGCGCTGAGCAGAGAGCGGGAGAACGCGTCCTCGCTCGCCGGCCGGGAGGCCCCGGAGCCGGCCCATGGGGAGCGGGCGCCCGGCGCCGGCCACGAcgaccgccgccgccgcccgcgccgcgcCCGGCCCGCGAAGCCCAGGTAAGGGCCGAGAGGGGGCGCCAGGGGCGGGCCTTCAGGGGATACTCGTAGCGGGGCATTTCTGAGGCAAGCTTGGGCTGCACGCAGCGAGTGAGTTCCCTGTGCTTCTCCAGTGTGCTTCTCCGGGCTAGGCCACAGATCTAAAAGTTAGGATGCCAGACAGGGCTGGACTGCAACGGAGCGGTGGCCCCAGAAAACCCGAGCGACCTCTGCCAAGCCTCTCTGGGCTCCCTCACCTTTCTCCTGGGGGTTCATCCAGCCGGCAGAGGGGGCCGTGCTGGGAGAGCGCTGCGGCTCTGGTGCCACCTGTCATCCTGGTCCTTTGCATGCACGTTCAATTTTCcctcctttgcctctctctggggCCCAGCCCGCTTTCcccgcctccttccctccccctgccaggcTGCAGTTACCAGCGGCCGCCAGCGGCCCTGGCACTGCCTGCTGGACTGGAGCGGC encodes:
- the HRURF gene encoding HR upstream open reading frame, with the protein product MAQPTASAQKLVRPIRAVCRILQIPESDPSNLRP